ACGGCCACATGGACAAGTGGCCGACGTACAAGACATCGACCTCGATGGGCTACTACCGGGAGCAAGAACTGCCCTTCCAGTTTGCGCTGGCTAATGCCTTTACTGTGTGCGACGCCTACCACTGCTCCATTCATGCAGGCACCCTGCCCAACCGTTTATTCCACTGGACGGGATCTAACGGTGCTTCAGCTGCGGGCGTCGGCGTAGTCATCAATGAATGGGACAGCACCGGCCCGGCCACTATCGGTTACCAATGGAAGACCTACCCAGAACGCCTGCAAGAAAACGGCGTGAGTTGGAAGGTGTACCAGTACCTGCCAGATAACTTCACCGACAACCCGTTGGCGGGCTTCCGCACCTACCGTGCAGCCAGCATCAAGGTCGGCAACCCAGCGCAACCGGGCTCCAGCTTTACCGATTACGTGCCCTACCGCGAAGAGCACGAACAGATCGCTCCGCTTTATAAAGGCAACGGCAACACCCTGCCAGCGGCCAACAACAATGACCTGGAAGGCATGCTCGCAGGTTTTCGTAACGACATTCGTAACGGCAAGCTGCCACAAGTCAGCTGGCTGGTGGCGCCAGCGGCCTACTCCGAGCATCCTGGCCCATCCAGCCCAGTACAAGGCGGCTGGTTCACCCAAGAAGTGCTCAACGCCCTGACAGAAAACCCAGAGGTCTGGAGCAAAACGGTCTTTATCGTCAATTACGATGAGAACGACGGATTCTTCGATCACATTCCCACGCCCTCGCCACCCTCGGTCAATCCCGATGGAACACTGGCAGGCCAGTCAACCGTACCGTTTGAGGACGAGCTGTTTAACCACCCGGCACCACCGGGCACCCGCAACCAACCCAAACCGGACGGTCGCCCCTACGGCCTCGGGCCACGGGTACCCATGTTGATTCTGTCGCCTTGGAGCCGGGGTGGCTGGGTCAACTCACAGGTATTCGATCACACCTCTGTGCTGCAATTTCTGGAGCGACGCTTTGGCGTGCAAGAGCCCAACATCAGCGCCTGGCGGCGTGCAGTCAGTGGCGATTTGACCAGCGCCTTCAATTTTGTCGACCCCAACAATGAGCCGCTGCCTCACCTGCAAACCACCACTCGCAGCGCAGCAGACAACCTGCGCAAACAGCAGCAGGCACTGCCACAAGTGCCCGTGCCGCCAGCCAATTCGCAGCAGGTTCCATCACAAAAGAAAGTCGCGCGGCCCTCTCGCGCCTTACCCTACCGCCTGAATGTGCGCAGCGACGCCAGTCCGCAACAGCAACGGCTGACCCTGAGCCTGATAAACGCAGGCACGCAAGGCGTGGTGTTCCACCTTTACAACAAGCTCAACCTGAAAGAGATACCGCAGCGCTACACCGTCGAAGCGGGCTTATCACTGCAAGACAGCTGGGCAACCACAAGCGACTACCACCTGTGGTTACTCGGCCCTAACGGCTTTCACCGCGAGCTGCGTGGCACCGTTAAAAAGCAACAGCCTGAAGTTGAGATGATCTCAGGCCCCGGCCGACTGCACCTGCTGCTCAGCAACCCCACCCAATCGCCTTTGGAACTCACCATCGAGCGATGCCCTTACAGCGGAGAAGGCCCTTGGAAAATCAAACTGGCCGCTAAAAGCCTGCATGAGCAGACCTTTAATGTGCA
The Pseudomonas mendocina DNA segment above includes these coding regions:
- a CDS encoding phospholipase C, phosphocholine-specific, which codes for MPDYSRRDVLRAAAIGSAITLLPASIRKALAIPAYNQTGTINDVHHVVILMQDNRAFDHYFGTLPGVRGFSDRFTIPLPNGRQVWEQQGSNRIVMPYHLNSQQGNAQRVNGTPRTWRDEQQAWDNGHMDKWPTYKTSTSMGYYREQELPFQFALANAFTVCDAYHCSIHAGTLPNRLFHWTGSNGASAAGVGVVINEWDSTGPATIGYQWKTYPERLQENGVSWKVYQYLPDNFTDNPLAGFRTYRAASIKVGNPAQPGSSFTDYVPYREEHEQIAPLYKGNGNTLPAANNNDLEGMLAGFRNDIRNGKLPQVSWLVAPAAYSEHPGPSSPVQGGWFTQEVLNALTENPEVWSKTVFIVNYDENDGFFDHIPTPSPPSVNPDGTLAGQSTVPFEDELFNHPAPPGTRNQPKPDGRPYGLGPRVPMLILSPWSRGGWVNSQVFDHTSVLQFLERRFGVQEPNISAWRRAVSGDLTSAFNFVDPNNEPLPHLQTTTRSAADNLRKQQQALPQVPVPPANSQQVPSQKKVARPSRALPYRLNVRSDASPQQQRLTLSLINAGTQGVVFHLYNKLNLKEIPQRYTVEAGLSLQDSWATTSDYHLWLLGPNGFHRELRGTVKKQQPEVEMISGPGRLHLLLSNPTQSPLELTIERCPYSGEGPWKIKLAAKSLHEQTFNVQASGGWYDLTVQGPEQWLRRFAGRLESGEHSISDPLMGKD